One window of the Trueperaceae bacterium genome contains the following:
- a CDS encoding helix-turn-helix domain-containing protein — translation MSDTVDQREYTDIHSFGPGEVILFPGAPENLYRVHRGLVRVHTVDDEGNGLTLRYVKPGGYFGEESIAGLPRRYFAEAVAQSDIEVISPAVLQAEDNLELATDLVHAVEGLYRSLHRLSGKRLRSRIAAELLDLRESALAGRNDAGYEIIHITHDDLAAAVGSVRETVTKVVGELGRLGAIEAGYGKIALTDIDRLRSIAGE, via the coding sequence ATGAGCGACACCGTCGACCAACGTGAATACACCGATATTCACTCGTTCGGTCCCGGCGAAGTAATACTCTTCCCAGGCGCGCCTGAGAACCTTTATCGAGTACACCGCGGTCTAGTCCGCGTGCACACAGTTGATGACGAAGGAAACGGGCTAACGCTTCGCTATGTAAAGCCAGGCGGGTACTTCGGCGAGGAATCGATCGCCGGACTACCGCGCAGGTACTTCGCCGAGGCCGTCGCGCAGAGCGACATAGAGGTAATCAGCCCAGCGGTTCTGCAGGCCGAGGACAACCTCGAGCTGGCGACCGATCTGGTCCACGCCGTCGAGGGACTTTACCGGTCCCTCCACCGTCTATCCGGCAAACGATTGCGCTCGCGCATCGCCGCGGAACTTCTCGACCTACGGGAGAGCGCTCTAGCCGGCAGGAACGACGCCGGCTACGAGATCATCCACATCACCCACGACGACCTGGCGGCTGCCGTAGGCTCGGTGCGCGAGACCGTCACGAAGGTGGTGGGTGAACTGGGCAGGCTTGGCGCGATCGAAGCCGGATACGGCAAGATCGCGCTCACCGACATAGACAGGTTGAGGTCGATCGCCGGGGAGTAG
- a CDS encoding POTRA domain-containing protein, whose protein sequence is MPLRRAVLVVVVMLSAWAAAQSEAGGETLAGVRVEGTASYADIVRVVLESRAGRPVEEVDLEAERNRVYALGTFSEVSVSLEDSNDGPVLLVRVEENPLISEVLFEGAEAIQAETLRMALEREHLLAPGRVYNTARAEEALSTIQRLYRRRGFPFDVPVSLEVQEVEAGGEEQLRLVFEVSEAAPVDDVVVEESSVLEEAPLRQLFQPLVSTGEFDFDLYVQAVQRVEQLYRDEGYRFSGVDVGASSLQQGILEVALQEARIASIDTSAIGVDPSELSVEVGDLFNYDLLLEDVRRLARGRSGDVRMTPIPTSDGDVRVTFQLGPPETAGPVEDIVFEGNTVVSDEELREVLALEVGDTFTSTLAREDFDRIVRRYQQEGWVVLPEPDFSYDEGTYIQRITEVTVAGHDVTFEGEQPKTHEFVITRYMPEVGTVVNQEEIRASLRQIARLGAVEPVNVRFVPTEDPSQVRLDVVVRELRTGLFTPSAQYATDSGLSASLSFSEANFLGRAHSVGAEVNLQTSDIGLMLGGSVRYSIPWLYIDAYDFREVPTSVSASLFSVVATNQLLTADGSTRAPYPGRPDTEANRVLVGEYAQRDTGLSFSVARPVADFTSLRFSARASITDYKLEPPEVECTFDDSGSLENADRCALPEAAADDFLPQGGLNSFISTTVSYDDRDNPDFPRSGIAASALVGLGIGTDYRDPASGQQQSYAYQQLEFGVKTYVLLADIAPEEISDPNHVLAFRINAGHQFGTNYPISKRFQVGKSINDATAIRGYTVDDFDLSRTYATASMEYRYDFGLDTVATQTVIGIVFVDVGWASSVPNFPEYGAPLFAGAGVGVQVNLGFGGVLLPALRFDYGFSQRNPTGEFRFRVGPVF, encoded by the coding sequence ATGCCGTTACGTCGTGCTGTTCTCGTCGTCGTTGTCATGCTTTCCGCCTGGGCTGCCGCACAGTCCGAGGCGGGCGGCGAAACCCTCGCCGGGGTGCGGGTCGAAGGCACCGCCAGCTACGCGGACATCGTGCGCGTGGTACTGGAGTCGCGGGCCGGCCGTCCCGTCGAGGAGGTCGATCTCGAGGCGGAGCGGAACCGGGTCTACGCCCTGGGGACGTTCAGCGAGGTGAGCGTTTCGCTGGAGGACTCGAACGACGGACCGGTGCTGCTCGTGCGGGTGGAGGAGAATCCGCTCATCAGCGAGGTGCTCTTCGAGGGGGCAGAGGCGATCCAGGCCGAGACTCTCAGGATGGCCCTCGAACGAGAACACCTGTTGGCGCCCGGCCGCGTCTACAACACGGCACGGGCCGAGGAAGCCCTCTCGACCATCCAGCGGCTCTACCGGCGGCGGGGCTTCCCTTTCGACGTCCCCGTGAGCCTGGAGGTGCAGGAGGTCGAGGCCGGCGGGGAGGAGCAGCTGAGGCTCGTCTTCGAGGTGAGCGAGGCAGCTCCCGTCGACGACGTCGTGGTGGAGGAGTCGTCGGTACTGGAGGAAGCGCCTCTGAGGCAGCTGTTCCAACCCCTGGTGAGCACGGGCGAGTTCGACTTCGACCTCTACGTTCAGGCGGTGCAGCGCGTCGAGCAGCTCTATCGGGATGAGGGCTACCGCTTCAGCGGCGTGGACGTGGGGGCCAGCTCGCTGCAGCAGGGGATCCTCGAGGTGGCGTTGCAGGAGGCGCGCATCGCCTCGATCGATACCAGCGCCATCGGAGTCGATCCGTCGGAGCTGAGCGTCGAGGTCGGCGACCTGTTCAACTACGACCTGCTGCTCGAGGACGTGCGGCGACTGGCTCGAGGGCGCAGCGGCGACGTGCGGATGACGCCGATTCCCACGAGCGACGGGGACGTGCGAGTGACCTTCCAGCTCGGCCCGCCGGAGACCGCCGGTCCCGTCGAGGATATCGTCTTCGAAGGGAACACCGTCGTCTCGGACGAGGAGTTGCGGGAGGTGCTGGCGCTTGAGGTGGGAGACACCTTCACCTCCACGCTCGCCCGCGAGGATTTCGATCGGATCGTCCGGCGCTACCAGCAGGAGGGCTGGGTGGTCCTGCCCGAGCCCGACTTCAGCTACGACGAAGGTACCTACATCCAGCGGATCACCGAGGTTACGGTCGCCGGCCACGACGTCACGTTCGAGGGCGAGCAACCCAAGACGCACGAGTTCGTGATCACCCGCTACATGCCCGAGGTCGGAACGGTCGTCAACCAGGAGGAGATCAGGGCATCGCTGCGGCAGATAGCGCGCTTGGGCGCCGTAGAACCGGTCAACGTGAGGTTCGTCCCGACCGAGGATCCGTCGCAGGTTCGTCTCGACGTCGTCGTACGGGAGTTGCGTACCGGCCTCTTCACGCCCAGCGCTCAGTACGCGACCGACTCGGGCCTCTCGGCATCGCTCTCGTTCAGCGAAGCGAACTTCCTGGGGCGGGCCCACAGCGTGGGCGCGGAAGTCAATCTGCAGACTTCCGACATCGGCCTGATGCTCGGCGGTTCCGTCCGCTACAGCATCCCCTGGCTCTACATCGACGCCTACGACTTCCGGGAGGTCCCCACCTCGGTATCGGCGTCCCTGTTCAGTGTGGTGGCGACCAACCAGCTCCTGACCGCAGATGGCTCCACCCGCGCGCCCTACCCGGGACGGCCCGATACCGAGGCGAACCGGGTGCTTGTGGGCGAGTACGCGCAACGCGACACCGGTCTCAGCTTCTCCGTCGCGCGGCCGGTCGCCGACTTCACCAGCCTCCGCTTCAGCGCCCGAGCCTCTATCACCGACTACAAGCTCGAGCCGCCCGAAGTGGAGTGCACCTTCGACGACAGTGGGAGCCTGGAGAACGCCGACCGCTGCGCGCTGCCAGAGGCGGCTGCCGATGACTTCCTGCCCCAGGGCGGCCTCAACAGCTTCATCAGCACGACGGTGAGTTACGACGATCGCGACAACCCCGACTTCCCGCGAAGCGGCATCGCTGCCTCTGCTCTGGTGGGCTTGGGGATCGGTACCGACTACCGTGATCCTGCGAGCGGGCAGCAGCAGTCGTACGCCTACCAGCAACTCGAGTTCGGTGTGAAGACCTACGTGCTGTTGGCCGACATCGCGCCCGAGGAGATAAGCGACCCGAACCACGTGCTGGCCTTCAGGATCAACGCCGGACATCAGTTCGGCACCAACTACCCCATCTCCAAGCGGTTCCAGGTGGGCAAGAGCATCAACGACGCCACCGCGATCCGCGGCTACACCGTGGACGATTTCGACCTCTCCCGCACCTACGCCACCGCTTCGATGGAGTACCGCTACGACTTCGGCCTCGATACTGTCGCCACCCAGACGGTGATCGGCATCGTCTTCGTCGACGTAGGCTGGGCCTCGAGCGTGCCCAACTTCCCCGAGTACGGCGCCCCGCTGTTCGCGGGCGCCGGCGTGGGCGTGCAGGTCAACCTGGGTTTCGGAGGCGTCCTCCTACCGGCGCTCAGATTCGACTACGGTTTCAGCCAACGGAACCCCACAGGGGAGTTCCGCTTCCGGGTCGGCCCGGTCTTCTAG